Below is a genomic region from Hevea brasiliensis isolate MT/VB/25A 57/8 chromosome 3, ASM3005281v1, whole genome shotgun sequence.
CCAGATCTCTATGCTAGGGATTACCATTTGATGCTCGGTTGGTAGAGTCATGAAATTAGTGCTATGTGTGAATAATTCATACGCTAAAAGCCAAAGTGTCCACGAAAAAGTGAAGTCTATAGTAGGTCATTTACACTTGCATATTGGAAAGCTTGGGCATGTTAGAGCATTTTCCAGTCAGAAAACAGAACCACAGCGTAGTTTTGACGTAACTTTTTGTTCACTAACGACATAAGCAATAAagtaataagatttttttttttctagacatCATCCCATTCAACTGTTTATTGTAGAAAGAGCTTGTTCAAGAAAACATGTAGGACAAATTTATTGAATAAATAACTAATATAGAATGGTGTAAAACTTGAATCCCTGAATGTTTCAGAGGCTTAAAGGACGATCATCTTCTCGAAGCATGATCATCTTCTCTAATTCCACAAAACTGGTTAGCACCTGCAGTGAAGGACACAAACAGGGTCCCAACTGGACGGTTGGAAAATGAATCATTACCACTGCCCCAACATTTATCTCATTAGACTCTTCTAAAATCCCGCAGAGAGAAACGCTCCCTGAAGCTATATCTCTGTAATTGCCTGATACACTTAGAAACGCCTAAGCTGGCTGAGTTTGGCTCCCAACAAACAACTCCTTCTCTGACCCTGCCATAACTGTATCCTTCACCAGACACAATCTTGCTAAAAACAAGATTACTAATGGACTGATCATAAAAATGGTTACTTTGTATAGAAGTTAAACTATTATTGCTACCCTTCACGATATCCCAACAATCGATTGTACCCGAGTAATGATCAGAGTAATAAGATCCTCTAATAGCACAAAGATGATTCTTCCCTGCAGCGATATGCGAATAACCAGTATTTCTATAAATCGAAGGAACAAGATCTAGACCCGAGTAAATTGAGGTCCAACAGAGAGCTTGTGAGCTGTTTGCTAAAATGCCGCATAGAAATCCTTCGCCAACAGAAAGGGGCGTCATAATGGGAATGCTGCTAAAATAACTGACGGATGTAGACGCTGGGGAAGATATGGAGGATGATAATGGTAAAGTAGTGTTCTTTGTCCAACAGATAACTTCCTGCTAGACACTGGCATCAATGGCGCAAAAGAATCCGTTACCTCCAAATGCGGCGGAGATGGGTCCCATGGATCCGAACCCAGAAACGCAAAAGCAGGAAAGGAGGGGGATGAGGAGGAGAAAGGGGATAATGAAGAAGAAGGACTGCATGGCTGAAGCGGGTAGAGGCGACGGCAGTGGGTATTTTCATTCTCTTTAAACATTCATCGTTTGAAATTCTCTTTTACGGGTACTTTTCTTTTGATTCATTATGTGGGTGAAGTGTTTTATGATCACTTTGGTTGAATGTTGTTTTGtatgaaaaatttattttttatcccttttttaaaaaaaaataattaattcatgAGTTAAAAAGTATATAATTAAAATGATGtaaaattgagataaaatattttTGAATAATGAAATCAATAAAATCAGTTTAACAATCTATAATTCATGAGTCGAATGGTTTAATCCAGTCCACTAGACTTGCTAGCTGCTATTAAACTTTCAAAGGCATACTCAATTTTAAGTCCCAGCCAAAGAACAACTTAAATAACAATTGGGCCCAAAGAAGAAAGTCTCGATAAATCAATTGGACCAACAAGAGACGGCCACAATTTCTATTATCATTATTCCCTAGTACAAAGGACACAGTGAGCTTGTAAAGCATAGAAGTCCAAGGTATGGTAAGAAACAAGCTAAAATAAACAGATTATTTGAGCACTTGCAAGTCCACCTTGCTACCAAGCCACCGACAGGCTTAGTTTTTCACAGTTGTGACATGCTTCAGGAGCATGTTGATAATGTCATGAGATATTCTAGCAGACTCATGCTTCAAGTGACTAATTCTTGCCTCTGTCTCTTTTTCAAGCCGCTGAACGTTAGAACTTGAATCTCCACTAGTCTTTAAGGGCCAtgtgatatttaaaaaaaaaaaaagtaagcacATATGCAGTAAAATCACAGCCATATCACATGAAAACAACCAAAGGTAAATGCTTTGAAGAACTCCATACACATGGATTTTCATGATTTAAGGTTCCTTTTTGTTGGCATGGATACATGCAATGAAATATAACTCTTATTTACCCCTTCTACTTTCCTCTGAAATTCATGCTCCACTTGGACTTGATATTCAGCAATCGTTCTATCAGCTTCTTCTTTGGCTTGTTTTAGTCTGGCCATTTTTGCTAAATGCATAATCCCAAAACAGAAAAGCAATTAGTAAAAAGACTTCATAAATTAACATCCAAGTAAACTGATAAATTTGGAACCTAAAAAGTTCAGTTTAAATTATATTGTTTTGATCATACTTGAGCCAAATTCAATGAAAATTGGTAGAATTTGCCAatgaattacaatttttttttttttttatggaactCATTTATTCAAAACAGCCTCTAAATACATTTGTTTTtacataaaaatagaaaaaaagacAAAAATCTGAGCATAGCCCatctaattatttttaaaaaaaatttaagatataaCAGTTTTACCATTTCTAGCATCATTGACAATGTGTTGAGCTTCTTGCTCTGCAGACAGCAAATGCTGAATTCCACCTTGGCTCATAGGAGCTTCCatgatttcctcaaattccacacTAATTTTCAACAATCAATAATCGATCAcaacaaaaaaaaacaaaatttaaacaTTATGATCAAAAAATAAAAGATTCAAGCTTATTTTAGCATCGAAATGGACAGACCGAGATTCAATTTTCTGAAATTTACCagaattttctaacacaccaaaGAAGAATAAAGCAAGAATATGCATATGATAATCGAAAATGGATCAAGATCGCCAAAACGAGCAGTGAAAGTAGCAGTTTCGTATAAGAGAAAGAAAATGTACCTCTCAAGTGTAGCAACGAAGATTCAGACAATAGCCAGGCGAGGAAGCCGCGAACGAAATTTCGTGATGACCAGAGCAAAGTGATGTTTTTAAAGCTTAAGGTGAGTATTATTCTTACAAGGCAAAACAGAAACGACCTcgttttatttacttatttttctCTGAATTTACCCACAAAAATGGAAAATATCAGTCCCGTCTATACATTATTAAGGAATTATTAAAGTTTCTAGAATTattaaagtttttaaattaaatttgaattgattttatgactTACATATCAattcatattaaaatattaatttattttaaaatataatttttatttattttttgaattaaaattaaaattaatcaaatcaatttaaataaatttttatatctaAATAAATTTATTCTAAATTGTATAAATCATTGAATTAATCTTTGATTTTATAAATTACTTAGGGTTTTAAATAGATTATAGATCAAATTCGCATATGGAATAAAAAAATTGGCCAAATCGAATATGATGTCTATGTGCCTACTAAAACTGAGCTTTGGCCACACATATGATATAAACATATAATTATTCTACAGAAGATATAGGGCCAAAAAGTTGGCCTTGAGACTTGAGACAAATAAGAAATTAGGCCAACAATGCATCAAATTTTGCCCCTTTTTTGGCTCTTTCCCAATAATGTTGGACACCTATGTAAGTGTAATTAATTGTAAGTGATATAATGGTGTATACGGATTGATTTGGGGCAGGtttgatatattttataaaattaaataaaaaaaaattactaatttCAGTTTGAATTTATTCAGATTAGTCGAATTGATCGTTTGTTGGTTTCTTTATACGCCCCTACACGATTACTATTTTGTATTTGATTGGTTTGCATGTAGATAGATCTTCAACGAGAGGGTACCTTTAGTTGTTCTTGATTTGATTTTCATGATTTAGGATAAAGGGCAGGGAGGGTCTTTGTCATTTTCTTGTTCATTAGGTTAGCTCTATGCGTTGAAAGAGCTTATATTACTCTAATTTACTCACATTTTTGGAATCTGCTTCTATACTATGTCTAGGAAGATCATCGTATTGGCTTTTTATACCAGAAAGCTCTGCCCCCTTCATTGTTGTTGCGCTGAGTTCTTCGTTTTTGTTGAGAAAATGGGGAAGTTTACTTGTCGAGATAAGATGTGTGGTGATGGCCGTTTAAGCTCCCTGTGATGCAAGTGTTGGCTTTGATCGTTGTGAAGTGTCTATGGCAGCAATGACTCATCATCTTATCTTGAGCCAATAACTCAGTCCTATGTTAAAATACTTTCTACAATTCTCTTTCCAATAGATAGCGGTAAAAGTGTTATGATACCATTTAATTTTCATAGTATTGTGAACCTCATCTTACTAATTTTAAGTCAAATTATGAATAAAAATTGCCatcaattcattttcataatCCACCACCATAGGCTATTCCAATTTTTAACTGAGTTTGCTCTCTCAACTTGCTGAAtaatgatttatttttaattaggGATTATCATGAAATGAAACAAAGCACTTGGCTTGCTCATAAATTTGTAAACATCATCATGACTACAAGGGCCACAAAAAGGGAAAGGAAATTAACCGAGGACAATAGAAAACAGAGTGGGAAGCAACATTTTGGGCACAGATAAAAGCAAGTGCCCAAGCATCAAGCACACAAAGATACAAAATTAATGTACATATTCCAAGGTCCTAAACCCTCAAGGACCAGATAAAACTCTCAATCTTAGAAGCATAGAGTGCTTGTTTTTCTCCTGAATTATATGTTGGAATTGCTCCTGAATGACCCAAGAGCTTTAGCAGCAGATGCTCTCAAGATATACTGGTGGTAAAATGCAGCAATTGCAGCACCAATCAAAGGTCcaacccagaaaatccactggaaaaaaaaaaatctaattaagatGATTTCTTGGGGTTAAGTGGCATGATAGGTATTAAGAAATAAGTAAAAATAATAGGAAAAGCAACATACTTGGTCATCCCATGCCTTGTCCTGGTTGTAGATCACAGCAGCTCCAAAGCTCCTAGCTGGGTTGATGCCAGTGCCAGTGACTGGAATTGTGGCCAAGTGAACCATGAACACAGAAAATCCAATTGGAAGTGGAGCCAAGACCTacatataaatccaaaaatacacAAAAATTGTTTAAACTAAACTGATATTTTACCAGTTAATAAACAAGAGGGATTATGATTTAAGTAAGATAGAGCAAGAACATACAGGAACATGGGAGTCTCTGGCATTCCTTTTGGGATCAGTAGCAGAGAAAACAGTGTAGACAAGAACAAAAGTACCGATGATCTCAGCTCCCAATCCAGTGCCTTTACTGTAACCATCAGCGAGCTCATTGGCTCCACCACCATACCTATTATAATAAGCCTTTTGGAATGCCTTGACCAGCCCACATCCACATATGGCCCCCAGGCACTGTGCTGCCACGTACAATACAGCTCGCACCAGAGACACTTTCCTCGCCAAAAACAACCCAAAAGTCACAGCTGGGTTTATATGCCCACCTACAAAAAATTCACAAATTTAATTAGAACCCTTATCATTTTTAGTTTCAGTTACTTTGGAAACGTAGCAAAAACAGTTGCATTTTAGGAGAAGAATATAATTACCTGAGATGCCAGCAGTGCAGTAAACAAGAATGAAGATCATGCCACCAAAGGCCCAAGCAATGCCAAGAATCCCAACACCACCACAGGCATCAGCGTTCTTGGCAGGGTCAGTTTGGCTCTTGTAACCAATTACAGTCAAAACAGTGATGTATAAAAACAAGAGGGTAGCTATAAACTCAGCAATTATAGCCCTATAAAACGACCACTTGGTCAACTCCTCAGCATCTATCAATGGTGACGGTGGAGGGTCATGGTAGTCCTTGGCATGGAACTCACTTCCATCGCCTCCAACTTCAATGTCCTTGGCCATAGCTATACGCTGCAAGAATTTGGCAAGAGAAAGGGAAGAAAAGACTGAGGAGTTCTGGTAGTAGCTAGATTGCTAAGAGATGTAAATTATTGCGGTGGAGGTGTGGAAGTGGCAGGGGGTATTTATGGGGTATGAGTATTGAATAttgggagttttttttttttttttatccgacTTTGATTATAACCCAAATTTAAGATTATTGAAAGATCATTTTTAGTACCATTCACTAATTTTCCCATGGATTGATAATGAGTTTGAGAGGAGAGTGAGTGCTAATTTAACTTGCCTTCGCCGCCCCATTTAGCTTAACAAATGGTTTCTTGCACTTGATCTTGACGTGGGTTGCTGCTTTGGCTGTCTCTGATTCGCCTAAAAGAGTAAAGACTGTTGGGGTAAGTTGTAATAGTCACTCATTTCTTGCAACTACTGTGGCCTTTCCAATCTCCACCTGATTGCTTTTACTTGCATTTGCTAAACAAAATAAATAGTTTtaatctattataaattttaaataaaatataaataataaaatttatttattaaatatataaatttcatatataatttaaatttttgataaaaagtttaaaaattaaatatttatattaaaatttatataaaattaataaaaaatatataataaatatataaatctaaatataaatattatcatATTATAGAATTTACGGTGACGTGGTGGGCAATGGGCGACTAAACCGACCAAAAAATACCAATCATCATTAGTGAGGCCAGCAGGAACCGTCCATACAACTCAGTCCAACTATTACCATCAGCAGTTGAATCTGCTAACCACTCTCTTCAAGCCACGTCTCGGTCCCTACAGCCGACACCAATCATTGCCGAGAACCAAAGTTCATTGCCTAATCAATATTATCACCCTAatcactatttaaaaaaaaaaaaagaaagtagatattattatataaaagcTCCTGGATGGAATTGAGCCACGTGTCAGTCATTTGTTCATCATGAGGAAAATgtgtttgttttttctttttttaagaaTTGATGAATAAAGTTGTCGGTTTTGTCAGCTTCTTCATCGTAATTTTGTCATGTGAAgttacaagatatgatgaatcggatttaatatatttataattgaaacaattttattttaatttaatttaattttaattcaaaattagaTTAGATCAACTAATTTTATCgattaaatttgattaattttaattcaattttaaatttgaattaaatCAATCTGATTTTTTGTTTCAAACCAATGATTTACTAAATTAATCAAGCTTGTATAAAATCACACTTAAAAAAGTGTTAATTAATTTTAACTTCAAGTTTAATCTACCTTATTTAGTTGTATAAATTGAATTTAACTacaatattttgattattttattgAGATAAATTCAACAGAATTgagtttaaaatttaagaattcctttattttgtgaaaaataatgaaaaatatttttttaaaagaaaaattataaaaataatttttgttatttattaataaaattaaattaatagtatatatttatattatttatatataaatatttttatattttaataaaattattaaaattaaaaaaatacactTCCTCTTCTAAGAgagtcattttttaaaaaaaataatttaatttttttaattaaaaaaatattttttattaattaattttttaaagtatctcaaatactaaaaaaatgtaaaaatattttactaaAAAGCCTTAAATATAAGTAAAGCTCAAACTTAGCATTATAttgatttaaataatttaatcataCCTCATAAACTTCCAATAAAAGGTAGGGTGAATAGTGAAtttgtaacaaaaaaaaaaaaaaactgcagaAAACAAAACGCAGCAGCCCCCCCATTTCTCTCTCCCCGACTCCACTCTCCCCCTCACTTTCTCCCTTCCATTTTCGTCCGTCCGCCACACAAGGCTCGTGAGGTATCACTGGCCCTCCCGGTCTTAACAACCACCAAAGGCGGCAAGAATGAGCAGGGACAAATGTAaggagagagaagaagagaggaaagagaggagagagggagagCGCACGACCGGGGGCCCGACTTCGCGGCGTTGCCCCGGCCAACTCCGGCTACCATTTCCGGTGATTTCAAGTGCTACGGACTCCCAAGATGATGAACTTTCAGATGAGACCAGTGGCACCTCGTTTGGTGGCCGGAGGAAAGAGAACCGGCAAGGGAAAGTTGGAAGAAAATCATATGGGTTTCTCGGTTTCCGATCACTTTTCCGGCGATTCGACCGTCGGATCGgaaatccgaggccaccgatggactcaggacgacgagatcttcgagataggactggtcccgctccgatcggacactgtttgaaaaaggcgataatcgaacggtccagatcgcttggtgagattttcgaactttttcgatttctaaaatttaaaaataattttatgataactaTTAACAAATTTTGGACTTAAATTAGGTGCgatcggatcgaggatagctcaccggcgtcgggactgcattttcagccagatccggctgcccgacggcccgtctcagaacgtggtcaatattacagtcaatcctagcattttcagacgttctggacacgttccaggtgtcagaattgacataggtaaacccgaactccaagttgctcattttcgacgaatatcgatttagaataaaattcataaaatatttgtggatgatcaaaaaattataattccttttgcaatagtcttataatattattagggACCGCGGagtgaaattttagaatttttagagcttgtttgagtggattttttggaaaaaatgtcaattatagggactaaaacgtaatttttaatattttgagtattgtctgatttggagggcccaggaggggccatgtgatattgatgagatgtggttgtggaaattgagaatttagaagtgttatttgagcctttttgcaggttgggtaggtcctgtgtataggggaaactctgactGATTTCCTGCATTAATTATGCTatatattgcctctttagagttttatattaacttagtactaataaatttataatttaattattaggtgatcgaggtcggcTATTTTTCTCGCAtccagccacaatagtcatcgattatcgtgagtaaaatattaattttaattgtaatttcgatattattatatgtccaagcatgcccatgcatcacttatatgcatatatttatgtagttaaactctaggcacgatttatgttgcattcataactgttaaaagtgtcatggatgttgttgtggtaatttggagcagtgtgcgtgcgttggcgtgcgtgtgatgtggtgtggactatggataggacgggtagtcacggcttgagttttatcgctgggacccgatccttcggggggtagtcacggcttgagttcttagctgggacccccgatttggtttattaagcgaaagtccggcttgagttcttcgctggcaccaggttggatttaagagagcgaTCAGGATCACTCCATATATTattattgatattactgggtgtgtgagtgctccaaattacctttttgatgttatgatgtgaaaatgttgttgatgttgcatttcactctacagggtgcattagttttagatagttatagagattatggttaaaattgatattttactctttgagtcgaacgctcactcctgttcaatatttttccaggccacaggaggagttattttacagagcaacctgttttcttcctcgcaggttcaacgtcaattatttaattgttttactatcttttctaaattttaaaatctagaacttcgcatgtgttagtaatagtgtggaccttgttagaaattgtgttaatttgaatttttgagatttataaatgaagatttgtatggtatttaaacagtttgtaaaatgaggtaacagggttgagctgggctcccctaattttagtctcTGATGATTTCTGGGCTAAgatggcccgaaataaaattataacagtttaatttaaattatttttatatgcatattgggcctaaattgtgggcttggttatgggttgaggaatagttaggcttactatgggcctcgggggctttaggctggcccaggtctagtgccggtccggcccataggttgggtcgtgacaaagttggtatcagagcttaggctctagattcatgggaaataatataattgggagtgtaaaaggagtcttgttaggatgttacatgcggagtataggattcatttcgtcttttctgtaattctttgtttctagattctgcgttatacctcgggaaatataaaagtgcctcagttagtgtcttgattttcgtggagtacatagaaatgtgaaatagagttagcagacaggttgaggtctatcatgaggatacgtactccaagaaacgctatgtttttgtcagtatgggtttaaatggtgtgcccattttgtgcaaggcacgagtacataaaggtgagtcttgaaagtacagttgccctagataaggatgaggataccatctGGCAACATCGATGGATGACCCAGTCaaagtaagtttatgataatagaagattcaagagagataagagattaagagacctagttggtcaggacgtatcgtagtaactatacaatgttctcgatgtctgctctgtaagctgcagattacagtaccgacatgagattattgtgtagagctgcgtactcagtagtgcttatgatgaggatgttgcagTGCACTGCTTTGGTACAAGAATACCGCAAtgcagttctatatctgcagagaagTTGGaaactcctggttaagagtctagagttagaatattgaaaggtcacagttgggtgataattagagtcagtgactcagttgccctagcatgagctagagttacagtaagagttgccatcagaccagaggcttcggactagttgcaaagtaaaggtgacacctatagagtgagatcatctagtcatcagtatggaattttggatcatTTTTGTAGTACGATGACGCTTTGCTTAGATCTTTGTGAGACTAGTATATCGTGtgggtatcagtatggaataaagtacaaccctattacttagagaaggtcgaaactattaattgatgatttacagagctatgatatgataaaggaGACATTAATTTGatatggttttgggcaaggtggtaaatgtaatacctttgttgcagcaagttagggtatagtcctatcttttcagaagggatcgaaagttattactaataatggtgaccaacaaaatagtgccccagataggactgtagagtgtggtagagaatagttggctcgggtatcctgcagaggatacaagtttcattataggaatcatatataatcagatcacaatggatgtaaatcctttgaattggatgacgttTGGGTGCcctaatcttaagttttggctaattgagtaaacatggaaaataataataatgataataacatttacaaataaataaaattgctgcagaatcagttctcgaggtagtaagggtattatgtaagctaaaggataagaatagaaatcatacaataaaagtatgactgtaatttcctgagttccCTTCTAACTttatattgttcaaaacaatagtataatctaattataacagtgttaagagaaataaattagcgaagataagttataaaaggccaatggatagagaaagtgcaggatgaaggtttggacaattgattgcaaatgcaatataatctaaatgccagtggaagtactagctagagtggtcaaaggaccaaatctgagtagcatgaTATGTGATAACGCGTAGAGACTCAAAGATATAGTTAGGAGGTACAaattgtcatgttaggaagaagaatggaaccagggatagaatagttaagttctattttgggttagacaaaagaaataaatgaaaggacaatctgaagggcgcataataaaaggaacaaagttaagatatagggtaagcTAATTGTTATtattggcaaggtgaatgacaaggatggagaactcaaaatgggaccatattagtgagaatagtgatagaggtgtggaatctagtaatgtgatactcatagcatgatgtagttgagatTGTGATAGGGGctaaaatatagagcttggagttacatgattggatcatactttATTTATTCCCTATttctaaagtgaagtggatagtgatggggcaagattcttttaacttgttaacagtatcaagaagattaggcgaggaatacaataataatgagcaaaaagtAGACGGTATGCGATGATAttgcggactatctaattaggcagagaaaaagaagttagtaagtagtaagttgaataaaagttaatctaagggatcgaataggtatgatgagtggaaagaattatagacaatgacacataggttttaggttaaacTTTTGAAAtagtgagaagatagtagaagttcattatgaatgtcaggcaagcaTTGTTAGTGTGATCAATGTAATCACTTTGCAAAGGAAGCAATGATGGcagaacaacagtaggggtagaacgagaagtgacaagtatgggtggttataaatcactagaaagttcaagcatcaaattaatgaccatagataagggtggaattagtgttggaagaatctattagtaagagaaatctttcaggaatcaacaaagttaagggcacaatataaatgatAATAGATATAAATCATAGGTCgaatataagtaaagttaataaattataaaatattatgtcaggaaggacaatggtacggtaaagggttcatgcagatgataccttataggtagagcacaattgtgctaggagataatgaaatttggagagaaaaaccaagaaacataggttaaacattattatatggacaatcgagcatagttgaatataa
It encodes:
- the LOC110667292 gene encoding V-type proton ATPase subunit G1: MEAPMSQGGIQHLLSAEQEAQHIVNDARNAKMARLKQAKEEADRTIAEYQVQVEHEFQRKVEGTSGDSSSNVQRLEKETEARISHLKHESARISHDIINMLLKHVTTVKN
- the LOC110667289 gene encoding probable aquaporin PIP2-2, producing the protein MAKDIEVGGDGSEFHAKDYHDPPPSPLIDAEELTKWSFYRAIIAEFIATLLFLYITVLTVIGYKSQTDPAKNADACGGVGILGIAWAFGGMIFILVYCTAGISGGHINPAVTFGLFLARKVSLVRAVLYVAAQCLGAICGCGLVKAFQKAYYNRYGGGANELADGYSKGTGLGAEIIGTFVLVYTVFSATDPKRNARDSHVPVLAPLPIGFSVFMVHLATIPVTGTGINPARSFGAAVIYNQDKAWDDQWIFWVGPLIGAAIAAFYHQYILRASAAKALGSFRSNSNI